One region of Streptomyces capillispiralis genomic DNA includes:
- a CDS encoding zinc-dependent alcohol dehydrogenase family protein translates to MKGYVFHGPGHAAWEEVPDPAVKEPDDAIVRVEAVTICGTDLHILKGDVPDVRPGTVLGHEAVGEIVETGGDVRTVRPGDRVLVSCVSACGRCGYCREGMYGQCRGGGGWILGHRVDGTQAEYVRVPYADLSVYPLPGALADEDAVLLSDIFPTAYEVGVLNGRVRPGDTVVVVGAGPVGLAAIATARLFAPERVVAVDLAAARLQAAKEFGADAVADANEAPEQLIADLTGGLGADVAIEAVGVPETFELCTRMVRPGGHIANVGVHAAPATLHLEDLWIRNVTITTGLVDTHSTPTLLRMAAAGRLPTRRMVTHTFPLDRMQEAYDVFGNAAETGALKVVLGVPQHEVVAVHPTA, encoded by the coding sequence ATGAAGGGCTACGTCTTCCACGGACCCGGGCACGCCGCCTGGGAGGAGGTCCCCGACCCGGCCGTCAAGGAACCCGACGACGCCATCGTGCGCGTCGAGGCCGTCACCATCTGCGGGACGGACCTGCACATCCTCAAGGGCGACGTGCCCGACGTCCGCCCCGGCACCGTGCTGGGCCACGAGGCGGTCGGCGAAATCGTCGAGACCGGCGGCGACGTGCGCACGGTACGCCCGGGGGACCGGGTCCTGGTCTCCTGCGTCAGCGCCTGCGGGCGCTGCGGCTACTGCCGCGAGGGCATGTACGGCCAGTGCCGGGGCGGCGGGGGCTGGATCCTCGGCCACCGCGTCGACGGCACCCAGGCCGAGTACGTCCGGGTCCCGTACGCCGACCTCTCGGTGTATCCGCTGCCCGGCGCGCTCGCGGACGAGGACGCCGTGCTGCTGTCCGACATCTTCCCCACCGCCTACGAGGTGGGCGTGCTCAACGGGCGGGTACGCCCCGGCGACACCGTCGTCGTGGTCGGCGCCGGACCCGTCGGGCTGGCGGCGATCGCCACCGCCCGGCTGTTCGCGCCCGAGCGCGTCGTCGCCGTGGACCTGGCCGCCGCCCGGCTCCAGGCGGCCAAGGAGTTCGGCGCCGACGCCGTCGCCGACGCGAACGAGGCCCCCGAGCAGCTGATCGCCGACCTCACCGGCGGGCTCGGCGCGGACGTGGCCATCGAGGCGGTGGGCGTGCCGGAGACCTTCGAGCTGTGCACCCGCATGGTGCGGCCGGGCGGCCACATCGCCAACGTCGGTGTGCACGCCGCTCCCGCCACCCTGCACCTCGAGGACCTGTGGATCAGGAACGTCACCATCACCACCGGACTCGTCGACACCCACTCCACCCCCACCCTGCTGCGGATGGCCGCCGCCGGCCGGCTCCCCACCCGCCGCATGGTCACCCACACCTTCCCGCTCGACCGGATGCAGGAGGCGTACGACGTGTTCGGCAACGCCGCCGAGACCGGGGCGCTCAAGGTCGTCCTCGGTGTCCCGCAGCACGAGGTGGTCGCCGTCCACCCGACGGCCTGA
- a CDS encoding Rv1733c family protein, with the protein MARTHGARPRRVRLWRWRRNPLRRRGDLAEAWLLLATLVLALLLGAFCGLRAAGAVDGSLTERRERSHPVRAVVAEDTARTPSAPVTEDGDGGVWAKVRWTAPDGTGRTGRARVEPGSAAGTSVTVWTDSSGRLVAAPAEGAEAGFQIVMTGVTVAGAAGGLVLLGGRLVRARMERRRLAEWEAEWRQVEPAWRRRMTG; encoded by the coding sequence ATGGCCAGGACGCATGGTGCGCGGCCCCGCAGGGTGCGGCTGTGGCGGTGGCGGCGGAACCCGCTGCGCCGCCGCGGTGATCTGGCCGAGGCCTGGCTGCTGCTCGCCACTCTCGTCCTCGCCCTGCTGCTCGGGGCGTTCTGCGGGCTGCGGGCGGCCGGCGCCGTGGACGGGTCGCTCACCGAGCGGCGGGAGCGCAGCCACCCCGTCCGGGCCGTGGTCGCCGAGGACACCGCCCGCACGCCGTCCGCGCCCGTGACGGAGGACGGCGACGGCGGAGTCTGGGCGAAGGTGCGGTGGACCGCCCCGGACGGCACCGGTCGCACGGGCCGCGCCCGGGTCGAACCGGGCAGCGCGGCGGGCACCTCGGTCACCGTGTGGACGGACTCCTCGGGGCGGCTGGTGGCCGCACCGGCCGAGGGCGCCGAGGCGGGCTTCCAGATCGTCATGACCGGCGTGACCGTCGCCGGTGCCGCCGGGGGCCTGGTCCTGCTCGGCGGACGGCTCGTCCGGGCCCGGATGGAGCGGCGCCGCCTGGCGGAGTGGGAGGCCGAGTGGCGGCAGGTCGAGCCGGCGTGGCGGAGGCGGATGACGGGCTGA
- a CDS encoding SRPBCC family protein, whose amino-acid sequence MSQVEESIEVDVPVRTAYNQWTQFESFPEFMDGVERIEQRTDTLTHWVTKVGGVEREFDAEITEQIPDERVAWTTVGGEAKQAGVVTFHRLRDTTTKVMLQMDFDPEGLAETVGDKLGFVKRQVDGDLKRFKQFIEQRGLETGSWRGEV is encoded by the coding sequence ATGTCGCAGGTAGAGGAATCGATCGAGGTCGACGTCCCCGTCCGCACCGCCTACAACCAGTGGACGCAGTTCGAGAGCTTCCCCGAGTTCATGGACGGTGTCGAGCGCATCGAGCAGCGCACCGACACGCTCACCCACTGGGTGACGAAGGTCGGCGGCGTGGAGCGGGAGTTCGACGCCGAGATCACGGAGCAGATCCCGGACGAGCGCGTCGCGTGGACCACCGTGGGCGGCGAGGCGAAGCAGGCGGGTGTGGTCACCTTCCACCGTCTGCGGGACACGACCACCAAGGTCATGCTGCAGATGGACTTCGACCCCGAGGGTCTCGCCGAGACCGTGGGTGACAAGCTCGGCTTCGTCAAGCGGCAGGTCGACGGCGATCTGAAGCGGTTCAAGCAGTTCATCGAGCAGCGCGGTCTGGAGACGGGCTCCTGGCGCGGCGAGGTCTGA
- a CDS encoding class I SAM-dependent methyltransferase: protein MVDEEHGSPAAEVFDALGIEYEKAFASSSAHRASLDWLLARLAPGSRVLDVGSGTGRPTAAVLAAAGHRVLGLDVSPVMVEIASRQVPEAEFRCADVRRTPLEDASFDAVCVYFSLLQMTRTEQAELVARLARALRPGGLFALATVPLDVEEFDGVFMGQPVRVTGFAAEDVVAVVRAAGLTVQSQESVMFTPTHADAMPEPQLFLHCRREETEPAG, encoded by the coding sequence GTGGTCGACGAGGAACACGGATCACCGGCGGCGGAGGTGTTCGACGCGCTGGGCATCGAGTACGAGAAGGCGTTCGCCTCCTCCTCGGCCCACCGCGCGTCACTGGACTGGCTGCTCGCGCGACTGGCGCCCGGCAGCCGGGTGCTGGACGTGGGCAGCGGCACCGGACGACCCACGGCCGCCGTGCTCGCCGCGGCCGGCCACCGGGTGCTGGGTCTCGACGTGTCCCCGGTGATGGTGGAGATCGCCTCCCGGCAGGTGCCCGAGGCCGAGTTCCGCTGCGCCGACGTGCGCCGCACGCCGCTCGAGGACGCTTCGTTCGACGCGGTCTGCGTGTACTTCTCGCTGCTGCAGATGACCCGTACGGAGCAGGCGGAGCTCGTGGCCCGGCTGGCCCGGGCGCTGCGGCCGGGCGGTCTGTTCGCGCTGGCCACCGTGCCGCTGGACGTCGAGGAGTTCGACGGGGTGTTCATGGGGCAGCCCGTGCGGGTGACCGGTTTCGCGGCCGAGGACGTCGTCGCCGTCGTCCGCGCGGCGGGCCTGACGGTGCAGTCGCAGGAGAGCGTGATGTTCACCCCGACCCACGCCGACGCCATGCCGGAGCCGCAGTTGTTCCTGCACTGCCGCCGCGAGGAGACGGAACCTGCCGGCTGA
- a CDS encoding flavodoxin family protein, whose protein sequence is MPTLLIVHHTPSPNCQAMFEAVLSGATAPEIEDVRVVRRAALSATAADVLDADGYLLGTPANLGYMSGALKHFFDQVYYPCLDATRGRPFGYYVHGGNDVTGAVRGIESITTGLGWRRAADTVTVTGEPDRSAVERCWELGATLAAGLMED, encoded by the coding sequence GTGCCGACCCTGCTGATCGTCCACCACACGCCCTCGCCCAACTGCCAGGCGATGTTCGAAGCCGTCCTCTCCGGTGCCACCGCGCCGGAGATCGAGGACGTCCGGGTGGTGCGGCGCGCGGCGCTGTCCGCCACCGCCGCCGACGTCCTGGACGCCGACGGCTACCTCCTCGGCACCCCGGCCAACCTGGGGTACATGTCGGGCGCGCTCAAGCACTTCTTCGACCAGGTCTACTACCCGTGTCTGGACGCCACCCGGGGCCGGCCCTTCGGGTACTACGTGCATGGCGGCAACGACGTCACGGGCGCGGTGCGGGGCATCGAGTCGATCACGACGGGGCTCGGGTGGCGCCGCGCCGCCGACACCGTGACCGTCACCGGCGAGCCGGACAGGTCGGCCGTGGAACGATGCTGGGAGCTGGGCGCCACCCTCGCCGCCGGTCTGATGGAGGACTGA
- a CDS encoding YihY/virulence factor BrkB family protein, whose translation MKLHIPGRNGRQDPESATDRHRPDDHRAERSADGPGPGDDVERAAPDTPGKLPKGAWGAALKGSLREFKDDELTDRAAALTYYGVLSLFPALLALVSLLGLTGRSATDKVLDNLEQLTPGAARDIITQAVRQLQGNAGIGSVMAIVGLVLAIWSASGYVAAFIRSANAVYDMPEGRPVWKVLPVRLGVTVVLMVLAVISALIVVFTGGLARRAGDALGLGDTALTVWSIAKWPVLVVLVVVMIALLYWATPNAKVRGFRWITPGSFLALVIWLVASGGFAFYVANFGSYNKTYGTMAGVIVFLIWLWITNLAILLGLEFDAEIARQRAIAGGHPPEEEPYTQPRDTRAWDEQDRRRMGEE comes from the coding sequence ATGAAGCTGCATATCCCGGGGCGAAACGGCCGACAGGACCCTGAGAGCGCGACGGACCGGCACCGTCCTGACGACCACCGGGCGGAGCGCTCGGCGGACGGGCCGGGGCCGGGCGACGACGTGGAGCGGGCGGCGCCGGACACGCCCGGCAAGCTGCCCAAGGGGGCGTGGGGCGCGGCGCTGAAGGGCAGTCTGCGCGAGTTCAAGGACGACGAGCTGACCGACCGGGCCGCCGCCCTGACGTACTACGGCGTGCTGTCGCTGTTCCCCGCGCTGCTGGCCCTGGTGTCGCTGCTGGGCCTCACCGGCAGGTCCGCCACCGACAAGGTGCTGGACAACCTGGAACAGCTCACCCCCGGTGCGGCCCGCGACATCATCACCCAGGCGGTGCGGCAGTTGCAGGGCAACGCCGGCATCGGCTCCGTCATGGCGATCGTCGGCCTGGTGCTGGCCATCTGGTCCGCGTCCGGCTACGTGGCCGCGTTCATCCGCTCGGCGAACGCGGTCTACGACATGCCCGAGGGCCGGCCGGTGTGGAAGGTGCTGCCGGTGCGGCTCGGCGTGACGGTCGTCCTGATGGTGCTGGCCGTGATCAGTGCGCTGATCGTGGTCTTCACCGGCGGGCTGGCCCGCCGGGCGGGCGACGCGCTCGGCCTCGGCGACACCGCGCTGACCGTGTGGTCGATCGCCAAGTGGCCGGTACTGGTCGTCCTGGTCGTCGTCATGATCGCGCTGCTGTACTGGGCGACGCCGAACGCCAAGGTCCGCGGGTTCCGGTGGATCACCCCGGGCAGCTTCCTGGCGCTGGTGATCTGGCTGGTCGCCTCCGGCGGGTTCGCCTTCTACGTCGCCAACTTCGGCTCCTACAACAAGACCTACGGCACCATGGCCGGTGTCATCGTGTTCCTGATCTGGCTGTGGATCACCAACCTGGCCATTCTGCTGGGGCTGGAGTTCGACGCGGAGATCGCCCGGCAGCGGGCCATCGCCGGCGGTCATCCGCCGGAGGAGGAGCCGTACACCCAGCCGCGCGACACCCGTGCCTGGGACGAGCAGGACCGGCGGCGCATGGGCGAGGAGTGA
- a CDS encoding GNAT family N-acetyltransferase: protein MTESPTIRPYRPADRPALDDICVRTARNGQDSRPFYADPGIFPDTFAAPYAHLEPELAFVLDDGAGRAVGYILGTADTVRFAAAFREVWLPLVAHRYPEPTGSPDTPDGAIARLLHHPERMVVPELAAWPAHLHIDLLPEWQGRGYGRRLMRTFLAALRDGGVPAVHLVMATANRPARAFYDRMGFEEIDAPVDDSVVCLGRTTGDLDRL, encoded by the coding sequence ATGACCGAGTCCCCCACGATCCGCCCGTACCGCCCCGCGGACCGGCCGGCCCTCGACGACATCTGTGTCCGCACCGCGCGCAACGGCCAGGACAGCCGCCCCTTCTACGCCGACCCCGGCATCTTCCCGGACACCTTCGCGGCCCCCTACGCGCACCTGGAGCCGGAGCTGGCCTTCGTGCTGGACGACGGCGCGGGCCGCGCGGTCGGCTACATCCTCGGCACCGCCGACACGGTCCGCTTCGCCGCGGCCTTCCGTGAGGTGTGGCTGCCCCTGGTCGCCCACCGCTACCCCGAGCCGACGGGATCCCCGGACACCCCGGACGGGGCGATCGCCCGGCTGCTGCACCACCCCGAGCGGATGGTCGTCCCGGAGCTGGCCGCCTGGCCGGCCCATCTGCACATCGACCTGCTGCCCGAGTGGCAGGGGCGCGGCTACGGCCGGCGGCTGATGCGGACCTTCCTGGCGGCGCTGCGGGACGGGGGAGTGCCGGCCGTCCACCTCGTCATGGCGACGGCCAACAGGCCCGCCCGGGCCTTCTACGACCGCATGGGTTTCGAGGAGATCGACGCGCCGGTGGACGACTCGGTCGTCTGTCTCGGCCGGACGACGGGGGACCTGGACCGGCTCTGA
- a CDS encoding lytic polysaccharide monooxygenase auxiliary activity family 9 protein encodes MAWHGHDPFMSLRSRLTLALSVVAATLLCLIPWSGTAVAHGSVIDPASRNYGCWQRWGSDFQNPAMAQQDPMCWQAWQDDPNAMWNWNGLYRNGSAGNFQAVVPDGQLCSGGRTEGGRYDSLDTVGAWKTTNVNDDFTVQLYDQASHGADYFLVYVTRQGFDPATQALGWDDLQLVARTGKYAPGQNYSIPVSTSGLSGRHVVYTIWQASHMDQTYFLCSDVNFG; translated from the coding sequence ATGGCTTGGCATGGTCATGATCCTTTCATGTCGCTCAGGTCCCGCCTGACGCTCGCCCTGAGCGTCGTCGCCGCCACGCTGCTCTGTCTGATCCCGTGGAGCGGCACCGCCGTCGCCCACGGCTCCGTGATCGACCCCGCGTCCCGCAACTACGGCTGCTGGCAGCGCTGGGGGAGTGACTTCCAGAACCCGGCGATGGCCCAGCAGGACCCCATGTGCTGGCAGGCGTGGCAGGACGACCCCAACGCCATGTGGAACTGGAACGGCCTCTACCGCAACGGGTCCGCCGGCAACTTCCAGGCCGTCGTCCCCGACGGCCAGCTCTGCAGCGGCGGGCGCACCGAGGGCGGGCGCTACGACTCCCTCGACACGGTGGGCGCCTGGAAGACGACGAACGTGAACGACGACTTCACCGTCCAGCTGTACGACCAGGCCAGCCACGGCGCGGACTACTTCCTCGTCTACGTCACCCGGCAGGGCTTCGACCCCGCCACCCAGGCGCTGGGCTGGGACGACCTCCAGCTGGTGGCCCGCACCGGCAAGTACGCCCCCGGCCAGAACTACTCGATCCCGGTGAGCACGTCCGGTCTCAGCGGCCGCCACGTCGTCTACACCATCTGGCAGGCCTCGCACATGGACCAGACGTACTTCCTTTGCAGTGACGTGAACTTCGGCTGA
- a CDS encoding DUF1996 domain-containing protein: MAANVYASATVDDAPAEGTGQARVLGGATIDCPDAATRLTSVPEQARPDVDKELAALDEQIAQAYQRLAESAEAVRQDSGFADDKIVAPLEEERSATLERIAAAIDKVGDRPAGLDELAECAVRDSGNASAAPAGGQDGAQDGDGQDDGGQDEGGQEGEQGQGGNGGQAGNGPVAADYADIRSVEPDAAGPRATKDASRGTFTSSCGVNENGLFNSDNVIAAPGVANGAHHFHDYIGNQATNAFSSDEDLAEADTTCEDQGDRSAYYWPVLRLQNGTQEQDANSPGGGIEGNAGEIVTPKEVTLTFVGNPRGEVTAMPRLLRIITGDAKSFVNGPANANASWSCTGFEDRQLKDKYPLCPQGSDVVRTFDFQSCWDGRNTDSANHRTHMAFAAADGSCPSGFRPVPQLVQRIVYDVDAPSLEDGGRTTPLFAVDSFPEQLHKPVTDHGDFINVFDEDLMREMVDCINSGRTCGAGTGGGEAPGGEAPGGEAPQEPQEPTASPEAPDDGGDGDGGEQPGDGDGTEEPGKGDGTEQPGDGGGEPGDGAEQPGDGAEQPGDTGQENPSEPPIDDTPATEEPADEGAAPGGDDEQPEVYASPSAGDDAAGDETGDPTGANGAGQGADGDGAGQETPGANAPTSGGDASAADGTEPQAVTGGLAETGAQLWPAAAGAVLVVAGFVVLRRVRRT, encoded by the coding sequence ATGGCGGCCAACGTCTACGCCTCCGCGACGGTGGACGACGCGCCCGCCGAGGGCACGGGTCAGGCGCGGGTGCTGGGCGGCGCCACCATCGACTGCCCGGACGCGGCGACCCGTCTGACGTCGGTCCCCGAGCAGGCGCGGCCCGACGTCGACAAGGAACTCGCCGCCCTGGACGAGCAGATCGCCCAGGCCTACCAGCGCCTCGCGGAGTCGGCCGAGGCCGTGCGGCAGGACTCCGGCTTCGCGGACGACAAGATCGTGGCTCCCCTGGAGGAGGAGCGGTCCGCGACCCTGGAGCGCATCGCCGCCGCCATCGACAAGGTGGGTGACCGTCCGGCGGGCCTCGACGAGCTGGCCGAGTGCGCCGTGCGCGACTCCGGCAACGCCTCCGCCGCGCCGGCCGGCGGCCAGGACGGCGCTCAGGACGGTGACGGCCAGGACGACGGCGGTCAGGACGAGGGCGGCCAGGAGGGCGAGCAGGGCCAGGGCGGCAACGGCGGCCAGGCAGGCAACGGTCCCGTCGCCGCCGACTACGCGGACATCCGGAGCGTGGAGCCCGACGCCGCCGGGCCGAGGGCGACGAAGGACGCCTCGCGCGGCACCTTCACCAGCAGCTGCGGAGTCAACGAGAACGGGCTGTTCAACTCCGACAACGTGATCGCGGCGCCCGGCGTCGCCAACGGTGCCCACCACTTCCACGACTACATCGGCAACCAGGCCACCAACGCCTTCTCCAGCGACGAGGACCTGGCGGAGGCGGACACGACCTGCGAGGACCAGGGGGACAGGTCGGCGTACTACTGGCCCGTGCTGCGGCTGCAGAACGGGACCCAGGAGCAGGACGCCAACTCCCCGGGCGGCGGCATCGAGGGCAACGCCGGTGAGATCGTCACGCCCAAGGAGGTCACGCTGACCTTCGTCGGCAACCCGCGCGGCGAGGTCACCGCCATGCCCCGGCTGCTGCGCATCATCACCGGCGACGCCAAGTCCTTCGTCAACGGTCCGGCCAACGCCAACGCCTCCTGGAGCTGCACCGGTTTCGAGGACCGGCAGCTCAAGGACAAGTACCCGCTGTGCCCCCAGGGCAGTGACGTGGTCCGCACGTTCGACTTCCAGAGCTGCTGGGACGGCCGGAACACCGACAGCGCCAACCACCGTACGCACATGGCGTTCGCGGCCGCCGACGGCAGCTGCCCGTCCGGCTTCCGTCCCGTGCCGCAGCTGGTCCAGCGCATCGTCTACGACGTCGACGCGCCGAGTCTGGAGGACGGCGGGCGCACGACACCGCTGTTCGCGGTGGACTCCTTCCCGGAGCAGCTGCACAAGCCGGTCACGGACCACGGTGACTTCATCAACGTCTTCGACGAGGACCTGATGCGGGAGATGGTCGACTGCATCAACAGCGGCCGCACCTGCGGCGCGGGTACCGGCGGCGGAGAGGCGCCGGGCGGCGAGGCGCCGGGCGGCGAGGCGCCGCAGGAACCGCAGGAGCCCACGGCGTCTCCCGAGGCCCCGGACGACGGCGGCGACGGCGACGGCGGCGAGCAGCCCGGCGACGGCGACGGCACCGAGGAACCCGGCAAGGGTGACGGCACCGAGCAGCCCGGCGATGGTGGCGGGGAACCCGGCGACGGTGCCGAACAGCCCGGCGACGGTGCCGAACAGCCCGGCGACACCGGGCAGGAGAACCCCTCCGAGCCCCCGATCGACGACACGCCCGCCACCGAGGAACCGGCGGACGAGGGCGCCGCGCCCGGCGGCGACGACGAACAGCCCGAGGTCTACGCCTCGCCCTCGGCCGGGGACGACGCGGCCGGGGACGAGACGGGCGACCCGACCGGGGCCAACGGCGCCGGCCAGGGCGCCGACGGCGACGGAGCGGGCCAGGAGACGCCCGGCGCCAACGCCCCGACCAGCGGCGGCGACGCCTCGGCTGCGGACGGGACCGAGCCCCAGGCCGTGACGGGCGGACTGGCCGAGACCGGCGCCCAGCTCTGGCCCGCCGCCGCGGGCGCGGTCCTGGTCGTCGCCGGATTCGTCGTACTGCGTCGCGTGCGGCGCACCTGA
- a CDS encoding DMT family transporter, which produces MNTATTRGALLCALACVLVGASFTANSVLGDYPYAGGQFLRYGLACLLLLPLCGRGTTARLRSLPPRAWVRLALLAAVGMVGFNLAVLAAERTAEPAVPGVFVGCAPVVVAVLVPLLDGRRPQRLLGYSALAVAVGAFTVQGWGRADAAGIVFSGCALVGEVGFAVLAVPVLRPLGPRLLSAAVCGVAAAESAAAGVLLDGSAWLRRPDAVESTALLWQAVVVTVVGFVCWYMGMQRIGAERATLFSGLIPVAAACTAPLVGTGSYGAAQAVGSALVAAGVALGSGALGTVVRPGRALPEGRSASSARERGEAGTPQAADVP; this is translated from the coding sequence ATGAACACCGCCACCACGCGCGGGGCCCTGCTCTGCGCGCTCGCCTGTGTCCTCGTCGGAGCGTCCTTCACCGCCAACAGCGTCCTCGGTGACTACCCGTACGCGGGCGGCCAGTTCCTGCGGTACGGACTGGCCTGTCTGCTGCTGCTCCCCCTGTGCGGGCGGGGCACGACCGCCCGGCTGCGGTCGCTCCCGCCACGCGCGTGGGTCCGGCTCGCGCTGCTCGCCGCGGTCGGCATGGTCGGGTTCAACCTGGCCGTCCTCGCCGCGGAGCGGACCGCGGAACCGGCGGTGCCCGGCGTCTTCGTGGGCTGCGCGCCCGTGGTGGTCGCCGTCCTGGTCCCGCTGCTGGACGGCCGCCGGCCCCAACGGCTCCTCGGTTACAGCGCGTTGGCGGTGGCCGTCGGCGCCTTCACTGTGCAGGGCTGGGGGCGTGCGGACGCGGCGGGCATCGTCTTCTCCGGGTGCGCGCTGGTCGGGGAGGTCGGATTCGCGGTGCTGGCCGTGCCCGTGCTGCGGCCCCTGGGTCCGCGTCTGCTGTCCGCCGCGGTGTGCGGTGTCGCCGCGGCCGAGTCGGCGGCGGCCGGGGTGCTGCTCGACGGCTCCGCCTGGCTGCGCCGCCCGGACGCCGTCGAGTCGACGGCGCTGCTGTGGCAGGCGGTGGTGGTCACCGTCGTCGGCTTCGTGTGCTGGTACATGGGCATGCAGCGGATCGGCGCCGAGCGCGCCACCCTGTTCTCCGGCCTGATCCCGGTGGCGGCCGCCTGCACCGCGCCGCTGGTCGGCACCGGTTCCTACGGTGCGGCCCAGGCGGTGGGCAGTGCCCTGGTCGCCGCCGGGGTCGCGCTGGGCTCCGGCGCCCTGGGCACGGTCGTACGCCCGGGCCGCGCCCTGCCGGAGGGTCGGTCCGCGTCCTCGGCGCGGGAGCGGGGTGAGGCGGGGACGCCACAGGCGGCGGACGTGCCGTGA
- a CDS encoding DUF4232 domain-containing protein: MRHPFLPLPAALAGVLLLTACGTGQHGGSDARPPSGAPCPGQPSGASAAPLPGDPAEPERDGVRITGFQGGDGGCALFEVTHAGTEPHTYTVTFALISEAGTVLDTAERTVAGVGPGRTVSGRIPLDTAAGPQDVSRVRISRVRSVPVDEAPDKGGPCPASGLRVHADDGDAAMGLRVVSVHLENCGARPYALHGYPDVELFDEEHQPVDGVRILRDGSSVAGATGADGPALPLVLDPGEGAWAGLVWRNTVQAGTPVHAPYVRLRARSGADWVTLVPELDLGTTGKLGVGPWKKREAGPQGGPSSP; encoded by the coding sequence ATGCGCCACCCCTTCCTCCCCCTCCCCGCCGCCCTCGCCGGCGTGCTGCTCCTGACCGCGTGCGGAACCGGGCAGCACGGCGGTTCGGACGCCCGGCCGCCGTCCGGTGCTCCCTGCCCGGGGCAGCCGTCCGGCGCGTCCGCCGCGCCCCTGCCGGGCGACCCCGCCGAACCGGAGCGCGACGGGGTGCGGATCACCGGCTTCCAGGGCGGCGACGGGGGCTGCGCCCTGTTCGAGGTCACCCACGCGGGAACCGAACCGCACACCTACACCGTCACGTTCGCCCTCATATCGGAGGCGGGGACCGTGCTGGACACCGCCGAGCGGACCGTCGCGGGCGTCGGGCCCGGCCGGACCGTCTCCGGCCGGATCCCGCTGGACACGGCGGCGGGCCCGCAGGACGTGAGCCGGGTGCGGATCTCCAGGGTGCGCAGCGTCCCGGTGGACGAGGCGCCGGACAAGGGGGGTCCCTGCCCGGCCTCCGGCCTGCGGGTCCACGCCGACGACGGCGATGCCGCCATGGGCCTGCGGGTCGTCTCCGTCCACCTGGAGAACTGCGGCGCCCGGCCCTACGCGCTGCACGGCTACCCCGACGTCGAACTCTTCGACGAGGAGCACCAACCGGTGGACGGCGTACGGATCCTGCGCGACGGCAGTTCCGTCGCCGGCGCCACGGGGGCGGACGGCCCGGCCCTGCCGCTCGTCCTCGACCCGGGCGAGGGCGCCTGGGCGGGCCTGGTGTGGCGCAACACGGTGCAGGCGGGCACACCCGTCCACGCTCCCTACGTACGGCTGCGGGCGCGGTCCGGCGCGGACTGGGTGACGCTCGTCCCGGAACTGGACCTCGGCACGACGGGGAAGCTCGGGGTCGGCCCGTGGAAGAAGCGGGAGGCGGGACCGCAGGGCGGGCCGTCGTCGCCCTGA